The following DNA comes from Cellulomonas soli.
AAGGCCCTCGGGTTCCCGCGGCGGATCGCGCACGGGATGTACACCGCCGCCCGGGCGCTGGCCGACGTCGGCGCCGCCCGCGGGGACGCGTTCGCCTGGACCGTCACGTTCGACAAGCCCGTGCTGCTGCCGGGCGCGGTCGCCGTGCGGGTCGCCCGCGAGGGCGACGGGTTCGCCTACGCGGGGTGGCACCCGCGGAGCGGGAAGCCGCACCTGCGGGGCACGGTCACGCCCCGTCCCTGAGGTCGGCCCTCCACGCCGCCGACGCCCGTCCGACTTCGGTGAGGTACTGGTCGCGGTCGAAGTGCAGGTCGAGCAGATCCCACGACCTGCCCTCGTGCCTGGCGGCCCTGTCGGCGAGCGGGCCGTCGAAGACACCGACATAGTCGCGGAAGTCGACCCACGACACACGACGCCCGTCCGGCGATGCGACGACCGCCGGGGCGATCACGCCGCAGCCGGCGATGCCGCAGGAGCACAGGTACAGGGCCACCCGCTGCCCGTGCTCCACCGGGACGAGCGGTGAGGTCTCGCGCAGCATCTCGGCGGGGTCGAACCCTCGCCACGCCGGCCGGACCGTGGCGAAGAGGTCCTTGCCGTCGACCAGGATCTGCACCACAGGTCGGTCCGATCGGCCGTCGAGCACCTCGACGCGCAGAGACAGGCGGGACAGGTGGGGGCCGCGGCGTCGCGGAGCATCAGTCATGAGGGCGGCGTTCGTCGGTACGCCGGGACCATCGACGGCGGCTCGCGAACGAACCGATCGCAGGTTCGCCGTCCACGGACGGCGAAGGTTGGCAGGGCGAAGGTACGGGCGACCACCCGAGGGGAGCAAGGCCCGGGCGTCCTCTACGGTCGTCCCGTGACGAGCCTCGACGCCCTGTGGGACTTCGACGACCCGGCCGCGTCCGAGGAGCGGTTCCGTGCGGCCGCCGCTGCGGCCGGCGACGCTGCACGCGCGGACGTCCTGCGGACCCAGGTGGCCCGCGCGCTGGGGCTGCAGGGACGGTTCGACGAGGCCCGCCTGCTGCTCGGCAGCCTGACGTCGAACAGCCCGGAGGTCCGGACGCGGGTGCTGCTCGAGCGGGGGCGGGTGCTCCGGTCCTCCGGGGAGTCGTCGGCCGCGGAGCCCTTGTTCCGCGCCGCGGCGGTCCAGGCAGCCGGGGCAGGGCTGGACGGGCTGGAGGTCGACGCGCTGCACATGGTCGCCCTCACGCTCGAGGGGCAGGACCAGGTCGATGCGACCGTGCGGGCGCTCAAGCGGGCGCGGTCCTCCACCGACCCGGCGGCGCTCGCGTGGGAGCCGTCGCTGCTGAACAACCTCGGCATGGCCTGCTCGGGGCTCGGCGACTGGACGCGGGCGCTGGCGGCGTTCGAGGAGGCACTCGCGCTGCGGCGGACCGCCGGGGACGTCGGGCCCGTCAACGTCGCCCGGTGGATGGTCGCGTGGGCGCTGCGGAACCTCGGCCGGACGGACGAGGCCCTCGCTCGGCAGCGCGAGCTGAAGGCCGACCTCGTGGCCGCCGGGCTCGAGGACCCGTACGTCGACGAGGAGATCGCGCTGCTCGAGGGCGGGACCGCCGGCCCGTAACGATCTCGCGGGTGTCAGGCCAGCCGCGCCAGCAGCCCGTCGCGTGCGGCTGGCCACTCCTCGGCCAGGATCGACAGGTACACCGAGTCGCTGCGGGTGCCGTCGGTTCGCAACCGGTGCCGGCGCAGGACGCCCTCGCGCACCGCGCCGAGCCGTTCGATCGCGGCGACCGAGCGGGTGTTGAGCACGTCCGCGCGGAACGCGACGCGCACCAGGCCGAGCTCCTCGAACGCGTGCCGGAGCAGCAGGTACTTGCACGCCGGGTTGTTCGTGGTGCCCCACCACACGGGCGCGTAGAACGTGTTGCCGATCTCGACGCGACCGACGTGCGGCTCGAGGTCGTAGTAGGACGTGCTCCCGCGCACGGCGCCGGTGGCCTGGTCGAGCACCGCGAAGCTGAGGCGGCCGGGCTGCGCCTGGGCGGTCGTGATCCAGCTGCGCATCGCGTCGACGCCCTGCGGCGTCGGGGTGGTCATCCCGGCCCAGATGCGGTCGTCGACGAAGGCGGCCAGGCCGGCGGCGTGCGACTCGTCCAGCGGGACCAACCGGGTCCCGTACCCCTCGAGCGTCAGGTCGTGCAGCATGCGGGTGATCCTGTCAGGCCCGCGACCTGCGGCGTCGGCGGTGTCCGACGACGGTGCGTCCGACCAGTCCGACGGCCATGACCCCGAGCCCGGCGAGGACCACATGCGGCGGCAGGGCGGCGACCAGCCCGAGGCACCCGAGCAGCCCGAGCACCTGCAGCGCGCGCGGGGTGCGGCGGTCCGCGCCGGTCTGGTTGAGCGCCGCGGCGTTGGCGACCGCGTAATAGACGAGCACGCCGAACGAGGAGAAGCCGAGCACGCCGGTCAGGTCGACGGTGAGCACGAGCACGACCACGACCAGGCCGAGCGCGACCTCTGCGCGGGCAGGCACCGAGTGCCGGGTGTCGACCACGGTGAGCGCGGCGGGCAGGTCACCGCCGCGTCCCATCGCCAGGGCGGTGCGGCCGAGCCCGGCGAGCAGCGCGAGGAGCGCACCGAGCGAGGCGGCGACCGCCGCGACCCGCACGAACGGGACGAGACCGGGTGCGACCTGCTCGGCGACGTCCACCAGCGGCACCACGGAGGCAGCGAGCCGGTCCGGGCCGAGGACGGCGAGCGTGGTCACGGCGACGACCGCGTAGACCAGCACGGCCGCGGCCAGGCTGGCGGCCACCGCGCGCGGGATGGTCCGGCGCGGGTCACGGACCTCCTCGCCGAGCGAGGCGACCCGGGCGTAGCCGGCGAACGCGAAGAACAGCAGCGCGGCGGCCTGCGCGATCCCGGTGAGGCCGGCGGCGGTGGCCGTCCCGAGGTCGATCCGTCCGGCGTCCGCCCCGCGCCATCCGGCGACGACGAGAGCGGCCAGCACGAGGAGCACCCCGACGAGCAGCACGCGCGCCACCGCCACGGTGCGGGTCACCCCGCGCAGGTTCACCGCGACGAGCAGCACGACGACCCCCGCGGCGACCGGGCGCTGCCACGGCGCGGGGACCAGGGCGAGCGCGACGGTCGTGGCCATGACCGCGCAGGACGCGACCTTGCCGGTGACGAACCCCCAACCGGCGACGAACCCCCACACCGGTCCGAGGCGTTCGCGCCCGAACGTGTAGGCGCCGCCGGACGTCGGGTAGGCGGCCGCGAGCTGGGCGGTCGACATCGCGTTCGCGTAGGCGACGACCGCGGCGAGCGCGAGCCCGAGCAGCAGACCCGTCCCGGCCGCACGAGCCGCGGGCGCGAGCGCGACGAACACGCCCGCGCCAAGCATGGACGACAGCCCGACGACGACCGCGTCGCCCGTGCCGAGGCGCCGGACGAGCGTGCCTGCCGCGGGACGGTGCGGCTGCACGTCGGGGCGGTCGTGGCCGTCAGGCTGCGCGCGGATCACCGCCCGATCCAAGCATCGGCGGGTCGGCCGCGGGCGTCCGGCGGACGTCGGGTCGATGACCATCCGAGGTCGACCCGTCGCCACGGTCACCGCGCGGCACGACCCGCGGGGCCGCCGTGCGGGTCGGCTCAGTCGTCCAGAGCCGGGCCGCACGCGGCGGCCGCGGTGGCTGCCAGGTGGTCGAGCCCTCGCACCTCGACGAGCGGTCGGGTGTCGTCGACGACCGTCCAGCACCCCTCGACGACCTCGTACTGCGCGCGAGGGCCGTAGGCCAGGTACGAGGTGAGCGCGGCGATCAGCCGGTCCACGTACTCGCTCGTGCTGCCCACGCCGACCGACGCCCGGATGGCCCCCTCGGAGGCACCGAGCCGGGCCAGCAGCGGGTGCGCGCAGAACCGTCCGTCGCGCACCCCGATGCCGTGCTCGGCCGACAGGTACGCGGCGACCAGCCCCGGGTTGTGCCCCGCGACCGTGAACGTCACGACGCCGACAGGGTCGGTGGAGTCCGGCCAGATCCGCACGACGTCGACGCCGTCGATCGCGGCCAGGCCGTCGACCAGCCGGGTGCGCAGTACCTGCTCGTGCGCCTCGAGGGCACCGGCGGGCAGCGCCGCGAGCGTCTCGCACGCCTGGGCCAGCGCGATGGCGCCGATGACGTTGGGCGAGCCGGCCTCGTGCCGGGCCGGGGCCGGCTGCCAGACGGTGCGGTCGGCCCGCACGTCGCGCACCGCTCCCCCGCCGGCGAGGTAGGGAGCACCGGTGTCGAGCCAGTCGCGTCGACCGACGAGCGCGCCGGCCCCGAACGGCGCGTACGTCTTGTGGCCGGAGAACGCGACGTAGTCGGCGCCGGTCGCGGCCAGCGAGAACCCGCGGTGCGGCACGAGCTGAGCGCCGTCGACGACGACGCGGGCACCGGCCGCGTGCGCGAGGGCGACGACCTGCTCGACGGGCAGCGCCTCCCCGGTCACGTTCGACGCGCCCGTCACCGCCACGAGCGCGTACGGCAAGCGTGCGAGCTCGTCGCGCAGCGAGGCGAGGGTGGCGGCGACCGTCGGCTCGACGGGAAGGATCGTCGCGGTGCGTCCGGTGGCCGACCCTGCGGCGCCACCGGCCTGCACCCAGGGCAGCAGGTTGGCGTGGTGCTCGACGTCCAGCACGAGCACGCGCCCCCCGGTCGGCACGACGCCCGCGAGCAGGTTGAGGGAGTCGGTCGTGTTGCGGGTGATGACGGCGACGTCGTCCTCTCGTGCCCCGACGAACGCGGCGACGGCCCGCCGGGACGACTCGTACAGCGCGGTCGAGACCTGCGAGAGGTACCCGGCGCCGCGGTGCACGGAGGCGTAGAGCGGCAGGACCTCGGCGACCCGGGCCGTCACGGACTCCAGGGAGGGCGCGCTCGCCGCGTAGTCGAGGTTGGCGTAGACGCGGCTGGTGCCGTCGACGAGCGGGACGGTCGTGCTGCCACCCGTGACGGGGAGCAGCGCGTGCCGGGCGGTGTCCGCTACGAGGGCGGTGAACGTGCCGGTCGGGACGCCCGTGGCCTCGTCGGCACAGGTCAGCAGGTCGGTGAGAGTCGTCATGGCATGCCTCCGGAACGGTCCGGGGACCCCGAGGTTCCCCGCGCTTGCCGTGCGCCGGGCGGCGGACGGCCAGGTCGTCACCCGGGGCACCCCACCGCGGAAGGAGGGTTGCCGGCCAGCAAGCCGGGGCTACGCGCTGGCACTCGTGACCTGGCTCGAGGATCGTGGCCGCGGGACGGCGATGTCAACGCGTGGCCCACGTCGATCTCACGATTCGAACCGGGCCCGGCACGTTCCTGCCCCGCGGCTCGGGACGGAACACCGCAGATCGAACAGTGGTTGAATGTTGCATCAACGACAGGAGCAGCCATGACACTCGAGCTCGGCATCGACACGTTCGGCGACGTCACGAACGGCCCCGACGGCCGCCCCCTCAGCCAGGCGCAGGTGCTGCGGAACGTCGTCGAGCAGGGTGTGCTCGCCGACCGCGTCGGCCTGGACGCCATCGGCCTCGGCGAGCACCACCGCGACGACTTCGCGATCTCCAGCCCCGAGGTCGTGCTCGGTGCGATCGCGGCCCGCACCGAGCGGATCCGCCTCGGCTCGGCCGTCACCGTGCTGTCCTCCGACGACCCGATCCGGGTGTTCCAGCGCTACTCCACGCTCGACGCCGTCTCGAACGGCCGCGCCGAGATCACCGTCGGCCGCGGGTCGTTCACCGAGTCGTTCGGGCTGTTCGGCCTGCCTCTGAGCCGCTACGAGGAGCTGTTCGAGGAGAAGCTCGACCTGTTCGCCCACCTGCTGCACGGGGGGCCGGTCACCTGGTCGGGCGAGACCCGACCGCCGCTCGTCGAGCAGGACGTCTACCCGCCGCTCGAGCACGCACCCCTGCGCACCTGGGTCGGCGTCGGCGGCAGCCCCGAGTCCGTCATCCGCACGGCCCGGCACGGGCTGCACCTCATGCTCGCGATCATCGGCGGCGACCCGGCACGGTTCCGCCCCTACGTCGAGCTGTACCAGCGCGCGCAGAGCGAGCTCGGCACCGGTCCCGGCCTCGTCGGGCAGCACTCCCCCGGGCACGTCGCCGAGACCGACGAGCTCGCGCTCGCGCAGGTCTGGCCGCACTACGAGCAGTACGTCGGCCGCATCGGCCGCGAGCGCGGCTGGCCCCCGCCCACGCGCGCGTCGTTCGAGGACGCGGCCGGCCCCGAAGGGGCGCTGTTCATCGGGTCCCCGCAGACGGTCGCGGCGAAGATCGTGCGCTCGGCGCGGATCCTCGGGCTCGACCGGTTCGACCTGAAGGTCTCCCAGGGCCCGCTTGCGCACGAGCTGACCATGCGCGGCATCGAGCTGTACGGCACCGAGGTCGCCCCGTTGGTCCGAGCCGCCCTCGCGGAGGACGCGGAT
Coding sequences within:
- a CDS encoding tetratricopeptide repeat protein, producing the protein MTSLDALWDFDDPAASEERFRAAAAAAGDAARADVLRTQVARALGLQGRFDEARLLLGSLTSNSPEVRTRVLLERGRVLRSSGESSAAEPLFRAAAVQAAGAGLDGLEVDALHMVALTLEGQDQVDATVRALKRARSSTDPAALAWEPSLLNNLGMACSGLGDWTRALAAFEEALALRRTAGDVGPVNVARWMVAWALRNLGRTDEALARQRELKADLVAAGLEDPYVDEEIALLEGGTAGP
- a CDS encoding GNAT family N-acetyltransferase, which translates into the protein MLHDLTLEGYGTRLVPLDESHAAGLAAFVDDRIWAGMTTPTPQGVDAMRSWITTAQAQPGRLSFAVLDQATGAVRGSTSYYDLEPHVGRVEIGNTFYAPVWWGTTNNPACKYLLLRHAFEELGLVRVAFRADVLNTRSVAAIERLGAVREGVLRRHRLRTDGTRSDSVYLSILAEEWPAARDGLLARLA
- a CDS encoding APC family permease — encoded protein: MIRAQPDGHDRPDVQPHRPAAGTLVRRLGTGDAVVVGLSSMLGAGVFVALAPAARAAGTGLLLGLALAAVVAYANAMSTAQLAAAYPTSGGAYTFGRERLGPVWGFVAGWGFVTGKVASCAVMATTVALALVPAPWQRPVAAGVVVLLVAVNLRGVTRTVAVARVLLVGVLLVLAALVVAGWRGADAGRIDLGTATAAGLTGIAQAAALLFFAFAGYARVASLGEEVRDPRRTIPRAVAASLAAAVLVYAVVAVTTLAVLGPDRLAASVVPLVDVAEQVAPGLVPFVRVAAVAASLGALLALLAGLGRTALAMGRGGDLPAALTVVDTRHSVPARAEVALGLVVVVLVLTVDLTGVLGFSSFGVLVYYAVANAAALNQTGADRRTPRALQVLGLLGCLGLVAALPPHVVLAGLGVMAVGLVGRTVVGHRRRRRSRA
- a CDS encoding aminotransferase class V-fold PLP-dependent enzyme — protein: MTTLTDLLTCADEATGVPTGTFTALVADTARHALLPVTGGSTTVPLVDGTSRVYANLDYAASAPSLESVTARVAEVLPLYASVHRGAGYLSQVSTALYESSRRAVAAFVGAREDDVAVITRNTTDSLNLLAGVVPTGGRVLVLDVEHHANLLPWVQAGGAAGSATGRTATILPVEPTVAATLASLRDELARLPYALVAVTGASNVTGEALPVEQVVALAHAAGARVVVDGAQLVPHRGFSLAATGADYVAFSGHKTYAPFGAGALVGRRDWLDTGAPYLAGGGAVRDVRADRTVWQPAPARHEAGSPNVIGAIALAQACETLAALPAGALEAHEQVLRTRLVDGLAAIDGVDVVRIWPDSTDPVGVVTFTVAGHNPGLVAAYLSAEHGIGVRDGRFCAHPLLARLGASEGAIRASVGVGSTSEYVDRLIAALTSYLAYGPRAQYEVVEGCWTVVDDTRPLVEVRGLDHLAATAAAACGPALDD
- a CDS encoding LLM class flavin-dependent oxidoreductase, with amino-acid sequence MTLELGIDTFGDVTNGPDGRPLSQAQVLRNVVEQGVLADRVGLDAIGLGEHHRDDFAISSPEVVLGAIAARTERIRLGSAVTVLSSDDPIRVFQRYSTLDAVSNGRAEITVGRGSFTESFGLFGLPLSRYEELFEEKLDLFAHLLHGGPVTWSGETRPPLVEQDVYPPLEHAPLRTWVGVGGSPESVIRTARHGLHLMLAIIGGDPARFRPYVELYQRAQSELGTGPGLVGQHSPGHVAETDELALAQVWPHYEQYVGRIGRERGWPPPTRASFEDAAGPEGALFIGSPQTVAAKIVRSARILGLDRFDLKVSQGPLAHELTMRGIELYGTEVAPLVRAALAEDADSPAGP